The DNA window ACAATTTTGAATACTCATATATTTTTATTTTTGCGGCACAGGAGCATAAGGGTAAAAATAACCTTTCTTTGAATTCTTGGTCGAATATCAACAATTCCAAAGTACTAAAAACATATTCCCTTAAAGAACTAATTTCTGACCAAAATAAAAAAAGGGAACTTTGGGCCTGCTTAATTGATTTTAACAATAATTAATTATCTATTCTCTAATAAAAAACATCAAATGATTAAATTATTACAAATGAAATACCTAAGTCTTATTCTATTACTGAGTGTATTCTTAATCTCTGGATCATTTGCCCAGCATGTACACAGCATCAAATGTGGTGCTGATCAAGCTCGTGAAGACATGATAAAACTGTATCCTGAAATGGCCCAAAACATGCAAGAAGCTGAGGCGGATATAGCTCGTTATCTATCTAAAAATCCTCAAAGAAAAAGTCAGACAACTTTCGTTGTTCCAATTGTTTTTCACGTAGTTCATGAAAATGGACCCGAAAATATTTCCAATGCTCAAATTATTGCGGCTCTTGATGAATTGAACAGGGATTTTCAAAAATTAAATTCTGACACTTCATCTATTGCATCTTCATTCCAACCGATCATCGGAGATATGGACATGGAATTTAGATTGGCCACAAAGGATCCAAATGGCAATTGCACGAATGGTATTGACAGAATATACGATCCAACATTTACGAATCACGGCGGATGCCCAGGTGGCTCTTGCAATGTACCTAAACCTAATGCCTGGGATAAAGACAAATATTTGAATGTTTGGATTGTAAAATCAATTGCAAGCGGTGCCGGTGGTTACGCCTATCTTGCATCTCAAAATGTACCACAGGGATTTGACGGAATAGTGGTTTTATATTCACAATTTGGAGTTGGTAGCACGAGAACACTGACGCATGAAACCGGTCATTATTTCAATCTTTATCATACCTGGGGACAAACCAATAACCCTGGATTACCTTCAAATTGTAATGATGATGACAATGTAAATGACACTCCCAATACTATAGGAAATGCAAGTGGTTGTAATCTTTCCAGAGTTTCTTGTTCAAGTCTTGACAATGTTCAAAACTATATGGATTACTCAAATTGCCCGAGCATGTTCACTGTTGGTCAGGTAGCAAGAATGGATGCGGCCATAAATGGAGGATTCTCATGGGTTAGATCAACCCTTGTATCTCCATCCAACCTTATAGCGACCGGTACCGATGATGCAACTTATCAAGGTACACCAGCATGTCCGGTTACTGTCGTATTTCAGGCCAATAAAAATAAAGAATGTGAAGGCGGTGTGATTAATTATACCGACAAATCCTTTCATGCATTAGCAGATGAAAATACCTGGACTTATAATTGGACTTTCCCGGGTGGAACACCTTCAACATCGAATTTAAAAAACCCATCAGTTACTTATTTAGTACCGGGAACACATGATGTTAGTCTTTCTATTGATATTCCCTCGGTTTCATCACCGGTTAACTTAAGAACAAATTTTGTTGAAATAACCCCGGGCTCTGGTTCATACATAGGTCCTTACCTGGAGAAAGTTGATGATCCCATGTGGCCAAATAATTCTGATTCTAGTCTGATATGGACAAGAGAGAAACCATCCGGAAGCTTATTTCAATTCCAGAGATCCAGTAACAGTTATTATTCTCCTCCATCAAGCATTTATCTCAATAATTTTGCATATAATAATAGCGGTGAATTTGACTTAATAACTCCAATTGCAGATTTGACACAATTGCAGCCCGGAAGTGCATTTCTAAACTTTCAAGTGGCTCATATTCAAAGAGCATCTGAGTTGGAAAGCATTTTACTCTGGGTGAGTGATGATTGTGGCCAGTCATTTAGTTTTATAAAAGCCTGGAATTCAAATATTATAAATACTTCAGCTGCCAGCAGTTCTGCATTTAATCCAACTGATACAAGCGAATGGAGCTTTGTAAGCTATGATATTTCAAATTATGCGGGAATGGATAACATACAATTCATGTTCAGATTTAATGCAAATGGAGGAAACAATTTATGGCTAGATGATATTCACATTTCAGATTCAGACCAACCAGTTCCTTTAACCACAGGTTTGAAATCCGACATATTTGGTGATTTTAATCTTTATCCAAATCCAAACAATGGTGAATTTACAGTGGAATTCAACCATAATGGTGCTGAAGAAGTTAAAATTGAAATGGTCAATTTAATCGGAGAATCCACAGAAATAGAGTTGTCAGATTCAATTAAAAAAGGTTGGAACAGCCTGAGAATAAAAACCAAATCCTATAAATTGGAACCCGGTGTTTATTTCATTAAAATAAATTCAGGAAATGATTGGATAACTAAAAGGGTTATAGTTCAGTAATTCTTTAATATCAATTTATGTATTAATGGGGACCTTCTGGGTCCCTTTTTTATTTTGATGACTTTAAATAAACTTTTATGTATTATTTTTAAAGTTCAAGATATTGATCATACCTAAAAATCAGTACAATCAGCCAATACATTAATTATAATTCAATGAAAAGATATTTATTAATCAATTTAGTAACCTTCGCGTTTCTCATAACGAGCAATTTCAGTTCGATTGCCCAAAGCAATCACTGGTGTTTGACAGACCAATTGCATCAGCAAAGAATTGCCGAAAATCCTGAGTTAATTAAAGAAATGGATGAATTCGAACAAGATATGTCCAGATTGCAGAATTCAAGTACAAAATCCAATATAACTTATACCGTACCCGTGGTTTTCCATGTTGTCCATGAAAATGGTTCTGAAAATGTACCCAGTTCATATATCAAAGCTATAATGGAGGAACTAAACAGAGATTTTCAAAAGTTAAATCCGGACACCTCGGGAATTGTTCCGGCATTTCAGGGAATAATCGGTGATCCTGATTTTCAGTTCAGATTGGCCACAAAAGATCCTAATGGAAATTGCACTAATGGAATTACCAGAACCTTTGATCCGGTATACACCAATGATGCCAGACAGAATTACAGACCAGTTATCTGGCCAAGAGATAAATACTTAAACATCTGGGTGGTTAAGCAGCCCGGAGCAGGAAGTGCTGCTTTCGCTTATCTTCCTTCAGGTTCGAATCCTGCTCCTTTTGATGGTGTAGTGATTGGCTACCAATATATCAATCCAAGTAACAACCAGTTTTCGGTGACATTGACACATGAAGTTGGTCATTATTTTTATCTGTATCATACCTGGGGTTCGCAAACAGGTGGTGTAGGTTCAGGTCAACCGGGAGATCCTGCCAACTGCAACGATGATGATTTTGTGTCTGATACTCCAAATACAATAGGATCAACCAATTGCAACCTCACAGCTAATACCTGTCCAGATCCGGGCATAGACAATGTCCAGAATTACATGGATTATTCATTTTGCGGTGATTATATGTTTACAACAGAGCAGTCCTCCAGAATGCAGAATACACAAATTATACGATCTTATAGGGCAAATTTAGTATCTCCGGCAAATCTTCTTGCCACCGGTACCGATGATGCCTCGTATGCAAATCCTGCCTGTCCTCCAACAGCAGACTTTATAGTTAACAAAGCAAAAGAATGTGAGGGCGGTACTTTTTCATTTACCGACCGATCATTCCATGCATTTGCCAGTCCGGGTTCCTTTACTTATAACTGGACATTTAATGGGGGGACGCCTGCCACATCATCCTCGCAAAATCCTTCAATTGTATATAATACAGCAGGGATTTATGACGTTTCCTTATCCGTCAGTTTACCTACTACAAGTTCAAATACTGATACCAGAAGCAATTTAATTGAGATCATACCGGGTAGTGGATCATTTATTGCCCCCTATGTTGAACAAGTATCCGAGCCTACATGGCCAAATAACCCGGATGTAAGCCTGAACTGGGACCGGGACAAACCTTCAGGTAGTTTATTTCAATTTCAAAGATCTACCAATGGATTTTATTCCCCTCCTTCCAGTATTTATTTAAATAATTTCAGTTTTAACGGAAATGGTCAGTTCAATTTGATTACACCAATTGCCGATCTCACAAATATGCAAGCGGGGAGTACTTTTCTCAATTTTCAGGTAGCTCATGCACAAAAAGCGAGTGAACAAGAGGGAATATCACTTTGGATAAGTACTGACTGTGGTGAATCATTTTCATTTGAAAAATCATGGGGAGGAAGTACGATTAATTCAGTTCCTGCATCTAGTTCTTCATTCACTCCTACTGATACGAGTGACTGGAATTTCATCAGTTATGATATTTCGAATTTAGCAGGACTTGATAATGTTCAATTTAGATTGAGATTTTCTGCGAATTCCGGTAATAACTTATGGTTGGATGATATTCATATTTCTGATTCTGATCAGCCATATCCATTAACGGTTGGGTTTAGGAAGGACTTATTTAGAGAATTCAACCTTTACCCTAATCCAAATGAAGGAATTTTCACAATGGAGTTTTATGTTATTGGCAATGAAAATGTGAGTGCTGAAATTGTAGATATTGTTGGGAAATCAATACCCATTGAATTAATTGAAAATATTCAAACGGGATGGAACAAAACAATAATTGATACTAAAAAATATAAACTCAACGAAGGGATCTATTTTCTTAAATTAAATTCAGGAAATCAGGTTTTTTCAAAACGCTTAATAATTCAATAATTATTAAATATTTTAATTAAAGGAGGCATTGTCCTCCTTTTTTATTTCAACGGTTAAATCAAAGCATGATAATCAAATAAATTCGAAAGAAAGTATTTAAAAAAATAATCAAAAAATGAATGCCATTCAATTTGACCCAAAGCAGTTATTAATTATTATGCTATTGGTTAAAATAATCTTCTTTCCGGATATAGTTTTAGCCCAAAATGTTAATTCCTTCTGTGGAACTGATCAGGTTGATCAAATACTCAGGCAACAATTCCCTGAGATGAATAAGAAATCGAAGGAGCAAGAATCGTTTATAAAACACTTCACTGAAACACGTTTAGGGCAAAAAACTCAGGCCCAATATGTAATTCCGGTTGTTGTTCATGTGATGCATAATTATGGAGCTGAAAACTTACCTGATGCTAATATTCATGACATGTTAAGGATTGTCAATGAAGACTTTCAGGGTCTTCAGCCAGATACAGGTGCGGTGGCAGCCCAATTTAAACCAATAATCGGTGGCCTTGATATTGAATTTCGACTTGCAACAAAAGATCCCAACGGTAATTGTACAAATGGAATAAACAGAGTTCATGACCCGGTTTATACTTATCAGGGTGGATATGTCAATAGTAATTATATAGGATTTCCACCTATTCAATGGCCAAGAAATCAATATCTGAATATTTGGGTTGTAAATGATATTGATGTTCCCAATGGTTTTCTCGGCTATTCTTCCTTTCCTGACTGGCCGGCCGGAAGAGACGGAGTAGTCATAGAATATACAGTTTTTGGCTCATTGCCCCCATCCTCTACAAATAATTTCAATGCGCGTTACATGTCGCATGAAATCGGGCATTCATTAAATTTATTTCACACCTGGGGTAATGGAGGACCAAATGGAGATCCGGGAAATTGTGCATTTGATGATCTTGTTGGTGATACTCCCAATACCATTGGAAATAACGATTGCATTAATTTGTCTTCCATGTCATGTGGAAGTATAGATAATAATCAAAACTTGATGGACTACGGATATGGAAATTGCGCAGGCGGTTTAATGTTTACAGCTGGTCAAATGCTCAGGGCCGAGGCGACATTGAACAGTTCAGTAGGAGGAAGAAATAACTTATGGACTCAGACCAATCTGATAGCTACAGGTACCGATAGCGCTACATATGCCAATTTACCTGTTTGCATTCCTATTGCTGATTTTAGGGCGCCTATTAGACTTGGTTGTGAAGGTGTTGTTTTATCATTTAGGGATGAATCGTATAACGCTACATATGATCAGAATACCTGGACTTATAATTGGGTATTTGAAGGGGGCAACCCAGTCAACTCAAGTGATAGAAATCCTATTGTCAGCTATGATTCCGCTGGTGATTTTGATGTTTCATTAACGGTATCTAATCAAAGTGGATCCTCTCAGGTATTGACAAGAACCGATCATATTACGATTACTCCTGGATCAGGATCTTATGTTGGACCCTATTTAGAACAATTAGATGATCAGAATTGGCCTTCAGCAATCGATCCAAGTTTGATTTGGAGCACTGCCAAACCCAGTGGAAGTTTGTTTCAATTTCAAAGGTCAAGCAATGCTTATTACTCTTCTCCTGCAAGTTTATATTTAAATAATTTTAGTTTTAATTCCTCAGGAGAATTTGACTTAATCACACCTCTTGCTGATCTGACACAAATGCAAGCAGGTAATGCATTTTTAAACTTTCAAGTTGCGCATGCTCAAAAAAGCAATGAACTTGAAAATATATTACTTTGGGTAAGCACAGACTGTGGTCTCACTTTTAATTTCGTAAAAGCGTGGAATGCTAATATTATTAATACTGTCGCAACTACAAATACAGCTTTTATACCAACAGATACAAGTGAATGGAACTTTGTAAGTTATGATATTTCAAATTATGCCGGAATGGATAATGTTCAGTTTATGTTCAGGTTCAATGCGAATTCGGGAAACAATCTTTGGTTGGACGACATTCATATTTCCGACTCTGACCAACCCGTGCCTTTAACAACAGGCTTTAGAAAAGACTTATTTGGTGAATTTAATCTTTATCCAAATCCAAATTCAGGATCGTTCACAATTCAATTTTACCTCAACGGCAATGAAAAAGCAAGCGCGGAAATTATAGATATAATTGGCCAGCCAATACATATTGATTTATCAAAAACTATTCAATCCGGTTGGAATACAGTCAGGGTAAATAGCAAAGATTTCAATCTCAAGCCGGGTATCCATTTCTTAAAACTAACATCCGGAGATAATACCTATTCAAAAAGATTTATTATCAAGTAAATTTAGCTCTATTCAATAAATAATCCTGGCGGAAGCAATTCCGCCTTTTTTATAATACCTGTTCTAATTTAGAATGAAGTGCAGGTCCGCGTAGATTTCTTGCGATTATTATCCCCTTC is part of the Hyphobacterium sp. CCMP332 genome and encodes:
- a CDS encoding T9SS type A sorting domain-containing protein, whose product is MKYLSLILLLSVFLISGSFAQHVHSIKCGADQAREDMIKLYPEMAQNMQEAEADIARYLSKNPQRKSQTTFVVPIVFHVVHENGPENISNAQIIAALDELNRDFQKLNSDTSSIASSFQPIIGDMDMEFRLATKDPNGNCTNGIDRIYDPTFTNHGGCPGGSCNVPKPNAWDKDKYLNVWIVKSIASGAGGYAYLASQNVPQGFDGIVVLYSQFGVGSTRTLTHETGHYFNLYHTWGQTNNPGLPSNCNDDDNVNDTPNTIGNASGCNLSRVSCSSLDNVQNYMDYSNCPSMFTVGQVARMDAAINGGFSWVRSTLVSPSNLIATGTDDATYQGTPACPVTVVFQANKNKECEGGVINYTDKSFHALADENTWTYNWTFPGGTPSTSNLKNPSVTYLVPGTHDVSLSIDIPSVSSPVNLRTNFVEITPGSGSYIGPYLEKVDDPMWPNNSDSSLIWTREKPSGSLFQFQRSSNSYYSPPSSIYLNNFAYNNSGEFDLITPIADLTQLQPGSAFLNFQVAHIQRASELESILLWVSDDCGQSFSFIKAWNSNIINTSAASSSAFNPTDTSEWSFVSYDISNYAGMDNIQFMFRFNANGGNNLWLDDIHISDSDQPVPLTTGLKSDIFGDFNLYPNPNNGEFTVEFNHNGAEEVKIEMVNLIGESTEIELSDSIKKGWNSLRIKTKSYKLEPGVYFIKINSGNDWITKRVIVQ
- a CDS encoding T9SS type A sorting domain-containing protein, which produces MKRYLLINLVTFAFLITSNFSSIAQSNHWCLTDQLHQQRIAENPELIKEMDEFEQDMSRLQNSSTKSNITYTVPVVFHVVHENGSENVPSSYIKAIMEELNRDFQKLNPDTSGIVPAFQGIIGDPDFQFRLATKDPNGNCTNGITRTFDPVYTNDARQNYRPVIWPRDKYLNIWVVKQPGAGSAAFAYLPSGSNPAPFDGVVIGYQYINPSNNQFSVTLTHEVGHYFYLYHTWGSQTGGVGSGQPGDPANCNDDDFVSDTPNTIGSTNCNLTANTCPDPGIDNVQNYMDYSFCGDYMFTTEQSSRMQNTQIIRSYRANLVSPANLLATGTDDASYANPACPPTADFIVNKAKECEGGTFSFTDRSFHAFASPGSFTYNWTFNGGTPATSSSQNPSIVYNTAGIYDVSLSVSLPTTSSNTDTRSNLIEIIPGSGSFIAPYVEQVSEPTWPNNPDVSLNWDRDKPSGSLFQFQRSTNGFYSPPSSIYLNNFSFNGNGQFNLITPIADLTNMQAGSTFLNFQVAHAQKASEQEGISLWISTDCGESFSFEKSWGGSTINSVPASSSSFTPTDTSDWNFISYDISNLAGLDNVQFRLRFSANSGNNLWLDDIHISDSDQPYPLTVGFRKDLFREFNLYPNPNEGIFTMEFYVIGNENVSAEIVDIVGKSIPIELIENIQTGWNKTIIDTKKYKLNEGIYFLKLNSGNQVFSKRLIIQ
- a CDS encoding T9SS type A sorting domain-containing protein gives rise to the protein MNAIQFDPKQLLIIMLLVKIIFFPDIVLAQNVNSFCGTDQVDQILRQQFPEMNKKSKEQESFIKHFTETRLGQKTQAQYVIPVVVHVMHNYGAENLPDANIHDMLRIVNEDFQGLQPDTGAVAAQFKPIIGGLDIEFRLATKDPNGNCTNGINRVHDPVYTYQGGYVNSNYIGFPPIQWPRNQYLNIWVVNDIDVPNGFLGYSSFPDWPAGRDGVVIEYTVFGSLPPSSTNNFNARYMSHEIGHSLNLFHTWGNGGPNGDPGNCAFDDLVGDTPNTIGNNDCINLSSMSCGSIDNNQNLMDYGYGNCAGGLMFTAGQMLRAEATLNSSVGGRNNLWTQTNLIATGTDSATYANLPVCIPIADFRAPIRLGCEGVVLSFRDESYNATYDQNTWTYNWVFEGGNPVNSSDRNPIVSYDSAGDFDVSLTVSNQSGSSQVLTRTDHITITPGSGSYVGPYLEQLDDQNWPSAIDPSLIWSTAKPSGSLFQFQRSSNAYYSSPASLYLNNFSFNSSGEFDLITPLADLTQMQAGNAFLNFQVAHAQKSNELENILLWVSTDCGLTFNFVKAWNANIINTVATTNTAFIPTDTSEWNFVSYDISNYAGMDNVQFMFRFNANSGNNLWLDDIHISDSDQPVPLTTGFRKDLFGEFNLYPNPNSGSFTIQFYLNGNEKASAEIIDIIGQPIHIDLSKTIQSGWNTVRVNSKDFNLKPGIHFLKLTSGDNTYSKRFIIK